GATCTGAGGAATAAGGGCAACCTGCTTCTGGAGTGCAACCCCGTGCATCAGAAGGTCCCTGTGCTGATCTATCAAGGCAAACCGATTGCAGAATCAGACGTCATAATCGAGTTCATCGATGACGTTTGGAAGGACTCCggccaggggcggatctacagtaCTCAGGTCGGAGTCAGGCGACACCGATGACTTTCGGTAAAACCTATAGCAAAACTGCTTATCCATATGTTATAACATCATAATCTAAGCATAATTAGTATAAtatgacaccgatagacacGTTATGATATCAACGAATCAATTTTGTGGATCCGCCACTGACTCCGGCCACCGTATCTTGCCTGAAGATCCCTATGAACGTGCCATGGCACGTTTCTGGTCCAAATTTGGGCTGGACAAGGTCagcgattttttttgtttattttcgcAAGTCTAAACTTTCAAGTAATCATTGATCCACAATTGCAGCTGTCACCTCCGATTTGGAAGTGGTTCACCACACAAGGCAAGGAGCAGGAGGACGCATAGGAAGTTGCCATGGAGCAGCTGCTGGTTCTGGAAAAGGTGCTCCACGAGAATAAATTCTTTGGTGGAGAGAGGATCGGGTTCGTCGACTTGTCTCTGGGCTCTCTGTCGTATGTGATTCCGATATATGAGGACATCACCGGTGTCAGGCTGATCACCAGCGACAAGTTCCCTTGGCTGTCTGCATGGATGGAGGGTTTTCTGGGCTTGCCACTCGTGAAGGAACATCTGCCACCTCTGGACAAGCTACGACCCAGGTATCAAGCAATTCGTGAAGCATTTTTATCTAAATAGAAACAGTTGGTTAGTAGCAGATGCTGATATACTGCTCTCTTCAATGTTTGTATATGTAGCAGTGCCACTTCACACTGCTAGTATTTGTTATTACTACATGAGCTacgatatatttttattatattgtcTCATACTTTTAAAAGAGCATACAAGTTGATACTTTGTTCTTGACACCGAGCTGAAAGACTGGTACTATAGTAATACCATATACCCAAGAACTATAGCTAAAAcaagctaaatttttttcctttctttgccGGCATTCTTCTCGTTATGTATGATCTGTTAATGCTTTCCCTGCACATAACACCAACAAACCAATAACACgatcatcaagatttggacagGAGGCAGATTATATATAGTACATAATATTGACTAGTTGATTCCTATTTCACTCCAAAAAGGATGGAATTACTGATACTTACTCAGCAAAGATGAAGCACCCTCTCCTTTACTATGTGTAGTCTTATAGACCAACTACTCCTCAGCAAGGAGAGAATCTGAAGACATATAACAAAATAGTCTATCTTATATAACTGCAGTAATTGCAAATGCAACATGGAATTGCAAATGTACAGTGATTTAGGGAAGAGATTTGGTTTGGGATTTTACCTTGGCGCTTGAAGGAAGCATGAGTTGTAGGGGGCAGCTCAAGGGTGCATGTTGGGAGGAATAGAGATGAGGCCACCTTATGAGGGCTACTATTGCTGCTGATGTTACTAGTGTGAGCTGTTGCTGCAACATTGGAAGCCTTGGTGGGAGATGAGAAGGGGCTATGAGGCAAATTGTACTCTATTCCACTACAAAACAAACATCAACAAACATGTCAATACCAGAAAAACAAACATCAACAAACATATCAATACCAGAAAGTCCTTCGGCAACTAGCATGACTTGCACAAAAACTACTTAATAATAGGCATTTATTGTGCTAATTAGTTTCTTAACTGCTTTATCCTATCCTTGCCTTTGCATTTCTTTTCCCATTGGTTCCTTCTAATCAAGAAAAACATTTGATCAACATTATTACTTGTCTACTCGTTATCTTCTTTTGTATTTGCTTCTAAAGCAAGAATTGTTTAAGTCAGAGAGAATTATATAACATACAtgtgaaaaaaaggaaaaatatagcaaataaAAGAGGTAACAAGTTTAATGGTATATTCTGTCctttttccaaaataaatatcCTACGTTTTAGTGTTCATCTAGCAAACCTTTTTCTATCATCATCTTACCTTTCCAGGAATCCACAAGCATCATTAGGTGTTGCTGCCTTGGGACCAtattctctcttcccctcttccgtAGAGATGACCGTGCGCTTGGCTTCTGTGGAGATTGCAGTAGAGGCAATTTCCCTCATAGCAAACTCATTCTTCAGCTTATTGTctataaataaaacaagaagTCACAATCTTAGTACAACATAATTAATAAACTTTCcgaaaaaacataattaatagaCAAGACATTACAACGACCAAGAACTAGACCTCGAAATGTGACATCCTCCAAATGAATGGGATTGTCATTCtcattaatattatatttgttatcAACTTGTCCTAGAAGCACATGTGAACCCATGGGAGAGCTGAGATGATGGCCCCAATCCTGAAGATTGAGAAGCGGAAGCCTCATTAAGCAACGGCGTTGCAGCTCGGTCGCATGTTGTTGTTCATCTTGCTTCATCCTAAAAGATGCCTCATGACTAGCCATGTCCCTATACAAAATTCTCGGCCCTAACACAATGTAACACTCCTtgtaaattgttaaaaaaaaagagatcaaaACACAAGCACCACATAGATATCACTGCTCACCTATTTGGTGTCGTCGCAGGTCAAAGGGCCCCCTAGAATAAAGCAATCTATTGTGATTCATGTAGCTAGAAGAGTCACTTTGCTGAAACTTTCTGcaattttaataaaatcaatAGACTTTATgcaatttttaagaaaaacaatagaagTACTCACAAAAGGTAATATATGTGCAAAAATACAAAGTGGAATTAGGCAATGATTAACATGCCTGAACTTGTTGGGGACCTTGTCCTTCTCCTTGTATGGCTTGACAAGAACACGTGCATCACAGATGTAATGTGGGTTGCCCTTGGCAAGAATTAGCTTCACTGTCTTTTGGTAGGCGAAGGTGACAAAACCAAACATGCGCTTCTCCTGGTATGGGATACGCACATCTTGCACCATCCCATACATGCTGGTTGTCCCCACACAAcacaaacaagccaaaacagaTTGCATTCATTAAATTATGAAATGCTCCAATATTGAAACAAGACACATCAATAGGGGCACTGTGGTGGAACATGTGATACCTAAAGTAGTTGCAGACATCCTCTTTGCTGAAAATGGAATCAGGCGGGAAGGTCAAGTAGATCTGTCGTGCACTGCAGTTGTTGGTTAGGTCACTTTGGTCTATCTGAGGTGGTCGAGAAGAGTACTCTTGCATGTCGTCGCTACCAAGATGGGTGGTCATTCCGCTGGTACAATAGAGATTAGTGTGTGGATCTAAGAAATGTGATATTATAGGGTTGAAGATGGAACCTTTGGTAGTATAGACATGGCTTCCACCCAGGGGTGTTGACGGTGCTTGACAAAAAGCTCCGATGGTGATTGCCACCGATTGGTAACTTCCAATCATACTCCTTAGAGGAGAACTCTTCACCTCCATCACACCCCACCTTGTCAATGGAGAAAGATGCCTCCTCACCTATATCGGACGGGAAGCCCCAGGAGGCCATAGGAGGGGAAGGCTTGTTGATGAGGTCGGTGCGCACCTTGGCAATGATAGATTGGAGGAGGTTGTCAGGGCCACATGCGAGATGAATCATGTCCATCTCATTGTTATCCTTGGTGAGGAGCATGCCAATGATGTTTGGAGCAAGATTGGGCTCAAGTGCTTGCAACCGGGCAAAAACCACCTTGGTGGCCTCATAGGCGCCCATGGAGATTGATAGTAGCCACTCCCCCCTATCTCGTTGCGTCTTCTTTGATGGTTTCTTTTCTTGGAGAGGGAAAGGGAGATCTGAAAAGGGGACACAGGGAATGGAAAAAACTAGTGGAGTGGAGCGGAGTGGGAGCACAGTTGTAAAAGGCTCACAAATAGTGTAGTGGATTAAATAGCATGGTTCGCTTGGCTTTGGGAAGAGGGAAAGTGGGCggtttccccttttttttggcTCCTTCTTCAATGCTTGACCCAAGTTTTAGTTTTATTGCTCTGTGCGTTACTTTCATGTGGGATTTGACTTTTGTTATTTCCCTATATTTTTAGACTTTTCTACACAAAGTTAGTGGACTATTCAACATGAATTGGGAGTTTAGTTGTGTGTAAAAAAACAATGTGTTAGTATTGTTTAGTGATTTATTGATTACACCTAAGGTTTCCACATAGAGCAGTGCATTCTACTCGTTAAAGTAATAGTGTCTTCCATCATTATTTATGAGTCTGGATTTTGAATTAAGAATGGACATTTATAGGTTTGATGCTTGGAATTgaataattaaaataatatatttgctCATTAATTACATAACAACAAAAGCATGACACATATAGTTTGATTTAAGTAATTGCTTAGTTGTTCATGCACAACCAAGAAAAGAGTGGGCATAACATAATCAACCAAGAAGACAGTTGGCACACATTTTGTTTCCCTGCAATTTGAACTAAAATCGAAACAACGCATATGCATTGAACGTACGTGTTTCCAAATTTGAACCCTTAAGAAAAGAATACAACAATGGCACATATGACATCTAAATTCGAGCCTTGCTTACTTTGGTTTATGAACGTTTGATTGCTTGCTTCACATAACTAGAGTATGATGGTGTGTATGCATCTAGTAACGTGCTTACTATTTTGTGATGTGAGTATGTATCTACTCCCTAAATACTTATCTGCATAGAGTCCCATAATGAACCTAAGAATACACAACTCGTAAGTGTTTTTCGTTCTAATTTGAACCTAAACTTCAGTAAGGATCAACATTCAATAAAGATGCTTCCACACGAGCAGGTTGCACTGATCACTCATAAGTCCAACACAATATGGAAGTCATGCATACAAAACttgaaatttaaaaactttgttGTGTTGGCTTTGTGTATGTTCAATTGTTCGCTTGAAATGGCTAGCCATCTAGGAGCCATTTTTCTTCCATTCTTTCTTTAAGCCATTTTCTTCCATGGGCACCATGGTTACGAGAGTATACATATGCTTGATGCTTGCTGCCATTATGTACAGTGATAAAGAGACCACTTCAATCACTAAACGATTGATGATGAGGCCACTAAAGGCTTGTCTCTAGTACTCCACTTGTTTTTAGTTCCAAaccaagaaatatatatatataataaatatgcATGATTGCGTACCTCAGTTATTATTAGTATCGACCAAGTCACGCGTGTAGTGTGTCACTAGACTTTCAAAAgcttggcaaaaaaaaacaaaatatgtcATCAATCATATTCAGGTGAGAACAAGGTAGATGAACCGTATCGCAGATATAGTATCTGCCAAATTAAGTTGTGTTGACTACTACCTACACCTATTGCATAGAGATAGTAAGCATGGTGTGTTGCATGCTGCCCGAAGTTTCTTGGAGCGGCCACCAAAGCTAAAATGGATGGACGTGCATGGATGAGATCTTCAACCATTaccaccccctctcctcctaagcTATGCATGTTCTCACCTCTCGCTTTTTGTTCCAGTTGATTTTGAAAATTATGGTACAAAGAGAGTTTGTTTAGACATGCTTATGCATCTTGAGTAATAGACTGAAATTGACGCAAAGTAATGTTTATATCTGTGATCAGTAGCCTCTACCTCATAATTTTGAACATAGCAAGAACAAGTGTTGAACTATTTTGTTTTAACATTGTAGGAAACCTGACTGATCATTGCAAGCGAACAACAAGGTTAAGATGAAAAGATCCAATGGTCCATCTGACTTATCTAATGTTATGCAAGCATATGTTATAATGAACTGATCCTTGTTAGGTTTAGACAACGTAGAAAGTAAACAAACAATGAAATTCAAAGTAAAAAATCCAGAGTCGATGTAGTTGTTGGCTTCTAAATGAGTAGATCTTGTCGTCAAGGAAAAAACACGTGAACacattaaggaaaaagtacgaattacccccccacccccgaactatcgtggtcgatcgaattaccccctgaactataaAACCGGACATCCTTCACCCCTAACTATGCAAACTGAACAAATAACCCCCCTGAGCACTGTTTTAAGCGGTTTTTAACTTGAGCTTGCAcacgtggcgccaacgtggcaatccagtcagcaaagaagataaaaaaaactccctAGACCCACCTGCCATCCCTCTCCCTCAACCAAATCCCTCCCCAATccccctgctctctctctctctctctcgcttgaGCGGCTGACAGCAAAGGTAGAGCTTGCTTGGGCAGCTGGCGGTGGAGACGGGAGAGAGCTcgggtggccggcggtggaggcggaggaggaaagAGCTCGGGCGGCCGActggcggcggcgtctgcggtTGGCGGAGGAGTGCACCGAGAATGgcgctggaggcggcggagtcGCTGGGAGGGCGCTGCTCCACTGTTGTTGATGATGGGAGGGCGTCTTCATACCTCGAGGAGAGAAGGATGAGAGAGCAGGGGAGAGGAGCTCGGGTggccggcgatggaggcggaggcggagcgagcCGCTTCCCTCAAATCCGGTCGCTGATGCCTTCTTCTCCCCTTTGGCCTTTTGCGAGAAGCTTAGACGGAGGTGGACGGAGCTCGCtcgggcagccggcggcggaggtccttgcacctcttcttcttcaatcTCCCTCTCGCTCCTCTTCTTACTCGCGCCTCGCGTTGCTCGGCTCGGGAAGGCGGGGACAATAGGGGCGGCGGAGCTTAGGTCATGGAGCTCGCCGTTGACCTCGCCGCCTCCATAGTGAGCTCAAAGCCACCCTGTTCCTAGCCTCACCCCAGCCGCCGCTCTCATCCCGAgacccgcctccaccaccggccgTCGCCCCTATTCCCAACCGCCGAAGAGAGGGGGTTGAACCgagaggaaagagagggagatgagccccaccgccgcccccaTCCCACCTCCTACCGCCTCCACCCCCATCTTGAGTCCCACCTCTAGCTGCCTCCGCCCGCCTCTGCCACTAGCCGCCACCCCTATCCCGAGCtctgcctccgccaccggccgccgcccccgaTCCCGAGTGCCGCCTCTTTGCCTCCGCCACTGGCCACCGCCCCCATCTTGAGCCCCACCTCTCCCGCTTCCTCCGTCCAGCCACCGCCCATCCGAGCTGAATAGAGTGGGAAACAGATAGGGAGAGGAGATAttgagggagagaagaaataGATGACAGGTGGaccctacaattttttttgttattatttttgcGGACTGGATTGACACGTTGACGCCACATGTGCAAACTCCTAGTCAAAACAGCTTAAAACAGTGTTAGGGGGTAAATTCGTCCGGTATGAATAATTGAGGGTGTAAAATATCTGGTATTTGAGTTTATGGCAGTAATTCGATCGACCACGATaattcaggggggtaattcgtactttttccttttcttaattC
The nucleotide sequence above comes from Oryza glaberrima chromosome 11, OglaRS2, whole genome shotgun sequence. Encoded proteins:
- the LOC127754583 gene encoding zinc finger CCCH domain-containing protein 55-like; this translates as MQALHLWDRLETIQLQPDSRDSFVWKLSADGNYSSAYSMFFMGKTKAAWVELVWGAKPFTTVLPLRSTPLVFSIPCVPFSDLPFPLQEKKPSKKTQRDRGEWLLSISMGAYEATKVVFARLQALEPNLAPNIIGMLLTKDNNEMDMIHLACGPDNLLQSIIAKVRTDLINKPSPPMASWGFPSDIGEEASFSIDKVGCDGGEEFSSKEYDWKLPIGGNHHRSFLSSTVNTPGWKPCLYYQSGMTTHLGSDDMQEYSSRPPQIDQSDLTNNCSARQIYLTFPPDSIFSKEDVCNYFSMYGMVQDVRIPYQEKRMFGFVTFAYQKTVKLILAKGNPHYICDARVLVKPYKEKDKVPNKFRHVNHCLIPLCIFAHILPFVSTSIVFLKNCIKSIDFIKIAESFSKVTLLAT